From the genome of Polypterus senegalus isolate Bchr_013 chromosome 8, ASM1683550v1, whole genome shotgun sequence:
CTCCAGGGTTGGTTTTGGCCTAGTGCCTGCTAATGTTTGGATATGACTACCATTTTCCACAATCTTGACCAGGAAAAAAGGAATTCAGAAACTAGGTGAATAATCTCTCTAGACATGCACAGGGAGTTCTGATCTTGGGAGGACCCTTGCTCCATTTAAAGGGCCtctcttttattttgtacttcatACGGTACAGCAGTTAGAATCCTTGGCAAATACTAGATGTTTGCAAGGATAGTTTCTCTTGCATCTGGAAACTCTCATCAGGGAGATGGAAAAATAGATGATACATGTAAACGTTTGGTGCAATAAGGTCAAAATCTATATAAtgatattattaaaaatgatcacggttgtgttatacagtataacatggtataatgtatatgtatgtacttttcagactgaatccagtttaacactagaattaccagagcttacgaaaaaactcgtaggtctgtcccaccttaaatcatttctcacctctccgtcagcgtcttttgtcctttaaatgtgttgataagcagcaaaaagCAAGCAGTCTGCTTTTaaatcccccaccccgcacagttttctcagctcaagtctgtttacctgcgtgccagttgcttggagttgtatagagtgagaagtcaagcaaaaggacaccttttatgaatactatatcgttatttggaacacatgcatttcatgtgtgttccatgtcttcaacgatctatgtaaacgcattgttaaaaaataaacgtttttcatgttttagtaataattgacaaaatgtagacatgaagtgtataatgtgtgaagccttgttctgttatatttgtaccttttgtgaaagtgtttctttgatatttggacttcaggcttcacacattatacacttcatgtgtctacattttgtcaattatcactaaaacatgaaaaacgtttctgttttaacgatgtgtttactgtgcatggATCGTTGTAGataaggaacacacatgaaatgcatgtgttcaaataatgatatagtatttataaaaggtgtcattttgcttgacttctcactctgtacaactccaagcaactgacacacaggtaaacagactttagctgagaaaactgtgcggggtgggggatgtgatagcagactgcttgctgtttgctgcttatcaacacatttaaaggacaaaagacgctgacagagaggtgagaagcgatttaaggtgggacggatcaacaagtttttttttgtaggctctggtaattctagtgttaagtgcttTCCATTGGCCAACTACAGTGGGTAGTTCTACTGTGATGATGCTTTTCATAAGGATCATTTTAATCAACTGTGAAACCTAATAAAATAAGaagaacttaacaaaacaaaaaaaaaaaaaacatatattgcaCATGCTTTCTAAGACACAGGATATTGTAAAATATGAGTACTGTATAGGCTACacagtaaaaaatgaaacaagattaacaataaaaagcaaataatcaaagcGCTGTTCTTCCCAATTCCTCTGGTTTCCCactgaacaaaaacaaacaagccTAACTAGACTTTATCACCTTCCAAACATCTTTGTGTAAATGATCTAAAATTATATAAAGACAAATTCAACAAAATGTTCATCTTCACTGACTGAATACTTCATCAGCAAAGTTTATCAAAAAAACCCTAAAATCCAGCCTACTAAAGAAAGATTTCACATTTGTCACTACTGTGATCTAGTGATCAAAAGCatacttttcagttttaaaaataatgcttatTGTTGCTTACTTATAACTTTATTTATACTTACAATTTTCTCCTACTTTTGTTAAAACTCTATGGTGTCTCCTTTTCTTGGCGCCCTAAGCATgagcttattttgcttaatggttaatgaaGGGCATATAATGCTTTTGGTGCCAAGCTGTAGATTTAAAACAACCTGGCCATTACTTCTGAGCCCAATGGAAATTCTTTGTTCTTCTGTTCCACTCACAGATACTGTAATTCATGGGGTCTTGTATGCTGTGACTGCTGACCTAGAAAGATACACAGACCTTGCACTCCCCCCCCCACAAATGAACCAATGGTGCTTATTGTAGTTagtaactgttaaaaaaataaatgtttagcaTTAAACATggattttaatattagaaaatattcaattcaaacacattatcattaaaataaaatactgttatttaattaatcataGTCCAAAAACAATACGCAAAGatgcattttatgaaaaaaatgttacaggGTGCAGAAAAGtggctttcattattttaattcagtgcccaaaaatatataaaccttATATGAAATAATCCAAACAATTTTTTCAGTGCATACCTGTGTTAAGATGAGGCGGTTGAGAAGACAGAATATtaaaagtttttatatttttgtttaatctactTTCTATTTCTGGGAAAAATCAATTATTGTCTATATTAATATCCTGCTTTTTCCCATTACTATATTATGTTAAATTCAATAATTTATAACCCTGTTTTTCATGTGTGTATAACTACATAAGAttgatttatatttacattatctAATCCTTtaacaaagataaaaaatgtaTAGTTTTTAATTTAAGACTATTAGGATTTTAACTGAAATATAACTGACACTCACAATATGTTGTGTGTTTATAACAGGATTCATTAAACAATAATGGAAGTCTTTCTCCACGGAAAGCTAGTTGGCAGGAGACTCTGCGTCACTCTTCGCCACATGGTGAGCTTGTTTTCAATTGTCATGCCTTTAATAATTTATGCAGTGCACTAACTAAGAAGTTTATGTTGATTAGTTATGTTAGTTCTGTATTAGAAGTGGAAACATACACTGCTAAAACTGAAGGTTTACAATAGCGATAGTCTGACATTGTTTTTGATAGAACCTTAGTAGGTGTATTGGAAACCTGTTCTGTTAATTTcattagatagattgatagatagaataTTTCAGTACGTACTATTATTTGTTGACAAAAGTGCAGCATAGTAACATTTTCTATCCATTTTTAGGACATTTGTCTCCTACCCATTCTTGCCTCGAAGATGGAAACCATTTGAATGGTGAATGTCCTGCATCTCCTAGTACAGAAACTCAGAATAATGGTACACCTACAAAAGCCTCAGGGAACACTGAGCAGACTCAGTCACCACTCAGGCCCCTCCTGTTCGACTTTGAGGGCAACAGACGGGAAACCTTGGAATACGGTAAAAAAATGTCTGACCACCCCAGGGAGGATAATATGAACTTCATTTCTTCACCACCATCTCCACTGTATTCACCATTCAATGACAGCTGGATGCCACCTAAACAATATCTCTTTTCAACAGGGTCTTGTGGTCAGCAAAAAATGTCAACAAGTTCAGACACTGGATTGGAGCCTAGCACTGATGGAAGCAGCTCAGTTTCAAATACCATAGAGAAAACCGTGGGCAGTCCAGCTGATGAAATTGACCTTGAAAAGACCAGTTATGATGATAAAAAGTGGTTGTGTCAACCAAAGCTGCCCAGTGATATCTATGCTGGTGAGGCAGCGTTGGACAAAGAGGTGGAATATGATTTGACTTCTGAAACAAGCAAAACAAGAAGTGAAGACTCTAGTTCTCCTTTGTCAGATGAAGACTTGCTAAAACATATTGAATGTATGTCCAAACAAATGGAAGAACACAACATGGAAGAGGCTGAACACTCATCCTATGTTGAGTTTCCCTCAATTGAACCTGCGTCCTTTAGCAATAATGGTTTTGCATGTAGTCAAGCAGATATAGAATTTTTCAGGTCTGAAAGAATTAGCCATGCAAGTATGCATGGTCATCCATCTTCCTCATCGAATGAAATGACTTCTCCATCTTCTGACCCTGGCATTGAGGCTGACCTCACCAGTAAAAGCTGTAAAAGATATCCACCCTCTAGTCTTAACCTTGATGATCTTAACTCGCCAGGATCTGATTCAGACATTGAAAGAGAACTAGAAGCTGCCTTTGCTTGTGGAGGTCAGTTAGTCAGCAATATGATTTCATCCATTTCAGAAACAGAATTAGACCTCACCAGTGAAAGCAGCAGTGGCAGATCTTCACACCTCACCAACTCAATTGAAGAAGCCAGCTCTCCTACAACTGACCAGGAACTAGAGACAGAGTTGGAAGCTGAAAGTGGTATAATTGCTATCAAGACTTCCCTACTTCTTGGTCAGTCAGACAACAATATGATAACTTCATTTACATCAGAACTAGACATCCCTCCACAAGTTGACGCTGATCAGTCACTCATTGGGCTTCATGATGTTGCTGAAATGACTTATGAACATGCAGCTGACCCTGATGAAACCCTACCCCCTGCTGATCAAGATGAGAGCCTGGCAAGACAGTTAGTCTTAAAAATTGAACCAGACCATAGTTTAGAGAGTTTCAAGAGGTCATTTTATCTTCCAGTTGGACCCAAACTTATGCCAGAAGCTGAAGACGATGAAGGTAATAGTGAATATGAATCTGACTCGGAATCTGAAGCAGAGTTAAGTGAAGATTCTGATTCCCCTTGGCTTCTGAGTAATcttgtaaataaaatgatttcagaAGGCTCGTATCCCATCAACTGTCCAGAGGATTGCTTCAAAAGGTCTGACTCAATATCGGACACAATTTCACCAACATCTGATATAGAGATAGACACCTTTAATGAGCCTATATGCAACCAGATTGAAGATTTAGGACCAAGCACAGGAGGTTCGGCTAAAGAAGAAAGCAATCAAAGTATACTGGACAGAGATGTCGACAGCACAGAGAACTGTAATTATGCGGATTCTGAAAGCGTGGCTAAAGAAAAGACAATGTATTCAGAATTTAATGCACATTCAGCTGGTTCCAATGAAACTTCAAACTTGTGTTTGTACATAAGCAATCCAACTAATGATACAATCACTCCTGTTTTCATTGATCGATATAACAGCAAAGCTAGTGTACAGAATTTAACAGAACTGGGAATGTGTGAGAAAAGTAAAAGCCCTAGAAAAAATAATGAGTTTATTGTTGACACAAAGAACCATGAAAAAGAAGCAACAGAGCCCAACAATGACTTGTCTATGACAATTCAGAATTGCCTGTCTCCATGTATAAGTGAGCATTTGGAGGATGACAAAGATCAAGGTCGAGAGAGCAAGGAGGACATTAATTTGCTGAATCGCATTAAAGAAGCCAAGAACACTTTAACTTTAGATATACCCACTGCTCAAGCAAACCATGGCTTCAATCTAACATATTCTTCTGATCACAATGATGAATCATTTATGGAAAGCATCAAAAACTCTCAGTACAATAGTCAAATTTCAAATGACTCTCCTACAGTACACAATAACATAGAAGATCTTCCCTCTTTGAATGTACTGGTTTCTAAGCAGATGGATGAGTCCTTGGTATATGACTCCATAAAGTATACTTTAGTGGTAGATGAAAACACAACCTTGGAGCTAGTTAGCTTGAAAAGGTGCACATCAGTTTTAAGTGATGACAGTGAAATCTCTACCCTCTGTGATAATTGTGACCTGGAAGCAGATGATGAATTTGGGGTTGATGTTGATAGACCAGAAATCTTCAGCTCTTCAGAGGGTTCATCTCCAGAAGCTGATGTCCAGTTTTCTAAGAAGTTCCTGAATGTATTTGTGAACAGCACATCACGCTCATCTAGTAAGTAAATTAGATGCTTTCTTAACTTTTGATGAGAAGATCATTATTCTGAAACATACCTGTGATGCAtttctttaaatactgtataataacattgtaaaatgtatacatttttaaatagtaaatgatcgatatttttgtttttgtcttttctttttctggggggtaaaaaaaaacaaaaaaaaaaaccagccaGGTCATTTTtctaacatgtttaattaatgttgataagAGAGGTCCATTTTATTGTAATGATAAGGCTGATTAACagactttttaaatgtttggcatatatatatattgtagaaatagattttttattataacattatCATATagtatcattttaaaatgttacatagtATTTTTggcaacataataataataattctttgcatttatatagcgctttacttaaattgaaaaggtAGAAACAGAATAGTAATACAATATGTAGCCTCTTTTAGCTTTTACATTTGATTGATGCTGTTTTATTTAGGCAGGTCTCATTACTCCATTCTATTACAGAAGAAGTACAACTAATTAATATTTGTCTACCTTGGTCTTCCATTTATGGATCAGGcccatgataaaaatgaaatgtatatttcAGGCCAAACTAAACATGCACTGTTAGTCACAATCAAAAATTTTGCTGGTTAGTGTGATAACTATGATATATAGTATGctcttttttagattttgttacaAGTCTTTTCTAATGATATCTTACTTTACCAATATACTCAAGTCacttcatcttttcattctctgACATGATTAAATAGTATTGGTTGCTAGAAGGGCTAGgtaattttttcaattaaattatttaatttgaattaatgtTGTAAagcaaattttcaaaaacaaaaattgcttttttgttttttttaatggatacGCAAACAGAGAAACAAAAGTCAGGCTACCAATCACCCAAGTTTGATCTGATGGTCATGTTTGTACAGTCAAAACCTGTTAATGCAAAGATGGAGACAAGTGGTATTTCTCTAAACAAAAAAGCTTGCTGCAAAAGAAAGGCTGTATCTTTAATTTGGTTGTTTGCAATCTGTTTGAATGTGAAAGATCTCATGTTGATCAAACTAAAGTAAAATGCAAAGTTTAGAAAATAACAATAGCAGTTCAAAGTGGCAGTACATGCAATTTATTTCAGCACTTAATACAGAAATAACCAACAGAATGGAACAAATACAAGAAAGCATGCAACAAAATGGCTGCCCACAACTAACAACTTTGGGATATTCTTCTCCCTGCTTCAGCATGCACCACGCAAGGCCTGCTCCCTATTAAATATCCTGTTAGACAACGTGACTTCTTACCCTGCAGCAGTGATCAGGCCACTGTGGAGAGAAGAACAATCTGTCTGTAATGTGCAGTCGGAGAGCTATCAATGTGCATTTGGAGAAAGAGACTCCTCTACAGGTGGTTCACCCCAGAGACCTTTAGTTGTAGTAGACAGAAGAAGCGGGCTGGTGTGCTCCGCAAGCTAAACTATTTGGGGGAAACAAATCTAAAAGAAAACTGACTGAGGTAGTAATGGAAAGAGTCTCTAAACTATAGGGAGGAGAAGTGAggtgtgcaaaaaaataaatactgtacttatAATCACCAGAATAAGGAAAATTGCCTGTGTTGTGAAAGGAGTGTGGCGATAACAGGGAGAAGAAACAAGGATGGCAAATGAAAAATCAAACTACCAAAAAAAAGTGTAGAAAATTCAGCACAGAAAGTCattttatatatagtgtatacTATGTACTCCTATAAATAATAGTAGAAAGTGATGtctatgtaaaaatatttaaatagattgtgaatctatactaataaaaggcaaagccctcactgactcacttactcatcacataacttcccgtgtaggtagaaggctgaaatttggcagggtcattccttacagcttacttacaaaagttgggcaggtttcatttcaaaattctacacgtaatggtcataactggaacctatttttctccatatactgtaatggactttagctcgatggccgtggggggcggagctgcgtgtcacatcatcacgcctcccacgtaatcacgtgaactgactgtgaacgcagtacgtagaaaagaaggaagagctcccaaagagtgctgaagaaaagcacatacaagcttattcataagtgcagctactgcggaaacaaagcacggtgtaaaccgtaagttttaattaagtttatagacacactcccgctgccgtttgtcatgccttcgtcaaatactttattcgcgagatacaagtttaatgagaagacacaaggtataaacaagactttggatcactttttaatggagttaaaattgctgtagcgagaaacttttaagtgccgggtcttaactaacatctcccatttcaattcagatgcctccactttccagtaaggctctgctgcgcgatgacaagtaataagtctcaaggacagacgctacaaaaggttgccattgatttcaggcaagattgcttttctcctggacaactatacgttgcattctcaagagtgagctcgcacagcttcgtcatattacaaccggagtgcagcgagaaacttttaagtgccgggtcttagctaacattaaataaagccgtggacatcgcaacatcacacaagagagcagctcacgtgaactgactgaacgcagtacgagtgatcacttctatgcatcaaacctgttcaaaaaacgcattacacaattgacaaggtaggaaaagaatatgctccgagctgagctccacagctaacgcggtcttgcggaagcaacttcgtcacgctgccaccaaatactcacagaaaaatccacaagttaatacacacgctgtctctagagtttctccaaactcaatgtattcctcacatccccgttataccctctgatctcccatttcaattcagatgcctccaatttccagtaaggctgtgctttgcgatgacaagtaataagtctcagggacagaccctacaaaaggttgccattgatttcaggcaagattgcttttctcctggacaactatacgctgcattctcaagagtgagctcacgcagcttcgtcatattacaaccagagtgctgaactgacaacgtgatatataaagagaactataacaaccgtaataaacgaacaataaaacagcagagaacccatggaataaataaaaaggcagcttccttggcgaagcaaggaaacaGGATAGCCTTATATgtcatttgtttataaaacagcggagaagctgtgtaaatgctgcttcacaaaaaaccagcggagcgccttatatgagcaggcagtcagctaaagaagggaatcaataaatatctataatcgtaataaacgaacaaaaaatagcgtacaagccgcggattaaataaaggaaatgggtacctgaacagtaaagtaagtctcaaatagctacacaataactatagcaatcttaataaacgaacaataaaacagtacagaacctcaaagcaaggagaaatgacggccttatatggcgttcatttataaagcagcggagtagctgtgtgaaggcagctacacaaaaaaacagcagagcgccacacgctgaatgtattcctcgcatcaccgttataccctctgacctcccatttcaattcaaatgcctcaaatttccagtaaggctctgctttgcgatgacaattaatacgTCTCAGGGACAGagcctacaaaaggttgccattgatttgaggcaatattgcttttctcctggacaactataggttgcattctcaaaagtaagctcagtgcacagcttggtcatattacaaccggagtgctgaactgacaacgtggtatacaaagagatccttaacagatagttattggtatattttccctcagtttaaaaaggttttcttttcttcttaataaaaatttaaaagcagtacttcgtcaaGCTTAagctgggattttgctatatacagtttatatatatatatatatatatatatatatatatatatatatatatgtagatatgtatatatatatgtatgtagatatgtatatatatatgatatgtatatatatatatatactttgtagatatgtatatatatataaactgttaaaaaattaaaggaacatcaTTTGATggatataaaaatgatcaacctacagagccctgatttcaaagacgccccaaaaatcagagtgaaaaaattatgtggcaggctattccattttgccaaaatttaattgcagcaactccaaattgtacgcagcactttgtatggcccctgtgttcttgtacacATGCCTGataacatcggtgcatgcttctaatgagatgacagatggtgttgtgggggatctcctcccagatctggaccagggcatcactgagctcctgaacagtctgaggtgcaacctggtggcattggatggaccaaaacataatgtcccagaggtgttctattggatttaggtcaggaaagtgtggtggccagtcaatggtatcaattccttcatcctccaggaactgcctgcatactctcaccacatgaggccaggaattgtcgtgcaccaggagccactgtaccagcatagggtctgacaatgggtgcaaggatttcatcctgatacctaatggcagccaaggtgcctttgtcaagcctgtagcggtctgtgtgaccctccattgatatgcctccccagacaatcattaacccaccaccaaactgctcatgctgaatgatgttacaggcagcataatgttctccatggcttctccagaccctttcacttctgtcacgtgctcagggtgaacctgctctcatctgtaaaatgcacagggcaccagtggtgcatctgccaattctggtattctatggcaaatgccaatcgagctgcatgctgctgggcagtgagctcagggcccattagaggacatggggcccttgggtcaccctcatgaagtctttctggttgtttggtcagagacattcacaccagtggcctgctggaggtcattttgtagggctctggcagtgctcatcctgttcctccttgcccaaaggagcagatactggtcctgctgatgggttatggaccttctatggccctctccagctctcctagagtaactgcttgtctcctagaatctcctccatgcccttgagactgtgcagggagacacagcaaaccttctggcaatgacacgtattgatgtgccatcctggagaagttggactacctgtgcaacctctgtagggaccaggtatcgcctcatgctaccagtagtgacactgactgtagccaaatgcaaaactagtgaagaaacagtcagaaaagatgaggagggaaaaatgtcagtggcctccaactgttaaaccattgctgttttgggggtcatctcattgttgcccctctagtgcatctgttgctaatttcattaacaccacagcagctgaaactgattaacaacctcctctgctacttaactgaccagattaatatcccataagtttcattgattttatgctatactctgattaagaagtgttcctttaattcttttgagcagtatatatatgtgtatatatatatgtgtggatatgtgtatatgtatgtgtgtatatacagtatatgttgatatatgtatatat
Proteins encoded in this window:
- the mapk8ip2 gene encoding C-Jun-amino-terminal kinase-interacting protein 2 produces the protein MADRAEMFSISTFHSLSPPSCRSAHDISLEEFDDEDLSEITDDCGIGLNYDSDPYEKDCLILEKNDLHHPVCSFQDDFQEFEMIDDNDDEEDEEEEEPDSDIPPSPSASPPGSPFATTTLKSRPTTLNLSAPVSQDSLNNNGSLSPRKASWQETLRHSSPHGHLSPTHSCLEDGNHLNGECPASPSTETQNNGTPTKASGNTEQTQSPLRPLLFDFEGNRRETLEYGSCGQQKMSTSSDTGLEPSTDGSSSVSNTIEKTVGSPADEIDLEKTSYDDKKWLCQPKLPSDIYAGEAALDKEVEYDLTSETSKTRSEDSSSPLSDEDLLKHIECMSKQMEEHNMEEAEHSSYVEFPSIEPASFSNNGFACSQADIEFFRSERISHASMHGHPSSSSNEMTSPSSDPGIEADLTSKSCKRYPPSSLNLDDLNSPGSDSDIERELEAAFACGGQLVSNMISSISETELDLTSESSSGRSSHLTNSIEEASSPTTDQELETELEAESGIIAIKTSLLLGQSDNNMITSFTSELDIPPQVDADQSLIGLHDVAEMTYEHAADPDETLPPADQDESLARQLVLKIEPDHSLESFKRSFYLPVGPKLMPEAEDDEGNSEYESDSESEAELSEDSDSPWLLSNLVNKMISEGSYPINCPEDCFKRSDSISDTISPTSDIEIDTFNEPICNQIEDLGPSTGGSAKEESNQSILDRDVDSTENCNYADSESVAKEKTMYSEFNAHSAGSNETSNLCLYISNPTNDTITPVFIDRYNSKASVQNLTELGMCEKSKSPRKNNEFIVDTKNHEKEATEPNNDLSMTIQNCLSPCISEHLEDDKDQGRESKEDINLLNRIKEAKNTLTLDIPTAQANHGFNLTYSSDHNDESFMESIKNSQYNSQISNDSPTVHNNIEDLPSLNVLVSKQMDESLVYDSIKYTLVVDENTTLELVSLKRCTSVLSDDSEISTLCDNCDLEADDEFGVDVDRPEIFSSSEGSSPEADVQFSKKFLNVFVNSTSRSSSTESFGLFSCTINGEEREQTHRAVFRFIPRHEDELELDVDDPLFVEVEEDDYWYRGYNMRTGERGIFPAYYAHEVVSQAKDLIGIKRNTGWVEKFEVQFLGSVEVPYHQGNGILCAAMQKIATTRKQTVHLRPPSTCDLEISLQGIKLIMSLSDYGMDDEFDRCSHFFQMKNISYCGCHPKNSCYFGFITKHPVLNRFACHVFVSQETMKRVAECVGRAFQEYYQEHLEYACPTEDIYLE